The Arthrobacter sp. Marseille-P9274 DNA segment CCCTGGACGCCGCACCGGAAGACTTCCTGCACATCTCATCGCACCAGCGCTACGACATCATCCCGGCCTACGACCTGGGCATCCGGAACAAGGTCTACCTGGACCGCGGCTACGACCCTGAACTGCCTCCCTACGAGTACTTCTCTGCCCGCACCCTGGCTGACGTCAACACCGCCCTGGGGATCTGACCCGAAGCGTCGCGCGGCGGCGCCCGGCGCCGACATGACAAGCCGCTCCGCTGACCGGAACCGGGCCCCCGGACGCCGCTCTACCGGCGAACGGCAAGGTCAAAGCGGCACCGGCGTTTCCCGGACGCAGGCTCCGGCAAGGCCCGGACGGCCAATTGTGACAAACACTGCAGTACAGACTGGGCCGCGAAGCCGCAGGTGCTCCCCTGGCTCAGTACGGCTGGACGCCGATAACGGCTGGCGCTTAGGTCGCGAACGGGTTCCGCGATTCAATTCTCACGCGTCTCAAGATCGCGCGACGATGATGCAGGGCGTCCGGGCGAGACCGGGAACCCTTGATGCGTGCGGGAGTCCGTTTAACGGCGGATTCTCGAGGCACGTCCATCTCCACCGGGCCGATTTTGTCAGGACGGTCTTCGCGCGCATGCCGTTGCGGGAATTCTCGCTTCCGTGCCCGCTCACGTCGTGTTTCTCGTACCCGAGGTGCTCGTCCATCTCCGCTTCCAGAGCGGTGTCCAGAACATTCTTCGTCAGGGGTTCAATAATCCGCCCTGCCCGACGAGCTCGACGCCCTGCTCTTTGGCCTAGGTCAGGAGATGCTCGCCAGCTCTTGCTGATCCTCATCCGTCGGCACGAGCTCAATGTGTCGCTCATGATCAGTCTTCCCGGCCAAGCAAAGCCTGGCGTGTCAGACCAACCTCGAATCCACCGTCATTCACACACTCTCCGCTAAATGAGACCTCGACCTTGTCTGTCGTGGTCTGAAAGTTCTAAAGTTCGCGGCGATCTCAACTGGGACGTCTGATATATCTAGACGTAGGCCGGGACAGGGCCAATGGAACGGATGGAGGGGCCCGGCATGGCAGAGGGAACGATTGCAGTCGGCCGGACGCGCGCCGAGCATGCTTATCTTGAGTTGCGCGAACGCATTATCGACATGCGCCTGCCGCCGGGGGCGGCCTTGGACGAAGAGGCGCTGATGACCGAGCTCGGGGTGGGACGCACTCCTATGCGCGAGGCGGTCAAGCGGCTGGAGTCGGACCGGATGCTCACGGTCTATCCGCGCCGTGGCACGATCATCGCCGATGTAAACATCAGAGACCTGAAGGCGATTTCCGATGCTCGACGCGTGCTGGAAGCCTTCGCGGCGCGCCGGGCGGCTGAGCTGGCCACGGATGAGGACCGGGTAAGACTGAAGGAGTGCTTGCAGTCTCTGGCGGAGGCTGCGTCAGAGTCCAACCGGGCATCC contains these protein-coding regions:
- a CDS encoding GntR family transcriptional regulator, which translates into the protein MAEGTIAVGRTRAEHAYLELRERIIDMRLPPGAALDEEALMTELGVGRTPMREAVKRLESDRMLTVYPRRGTIIADVNIRDLKAISDARRVLEAFAARRAAELATDEDRVRLKECLQSLAEAASESNRASIDLDEQIHRTVYAIMRNSYVEATLTQYFSLSQRMWNFVLSGMAPITGNVQEHVALLSAIIDGDADLAAAIAEEHVTHFEELVRSAL